In one window of Tripterygium wilfordii isolate XIE 37 chromosome 1, ASM1340144v1, whole genome shotgun sequence DNA:
- the LOC120008794 gene encoding transcription factor bHLH63-like: MDSVEMALLERQQGLLQLQNFMLQNQSVHQEMFDWPKFSDKELDLNLLEKKIMLNQERDGMKKRKTEFVIPKEADEKRVKEVKLGSNENSPNTSKEESKTSKAEKAGYIHVRARRGQATDSHSLAERARREKISNKMKCLQELVPGCNKVIGKTGMLDEIINYVQSLQRQVEFLSMKLAALSTRTEFSIDYFFPKEFPAHIADFPAATTLLEVANNPCFQLSLMNQQTAKTQLDVQNSLLQTAPENSNSSCLSTPELCPDSSCFPQHEALPTWNTDLHSIYNVRFH; the protein is encoded by the exons ATGGACAGTGTGGAGATGGCTCTGCTTGAGAGACAACAAGGGTTGCTTCAGCTTCAGAACTTCATGTTGCAGAACCAGTCAGTGCATCAAGAGATGTTCGATTGGCCCAAATTTAGTGATAAAGAATTAGATTTGAACTTACTGGAGAAGAAAATAATGCTGAACCAGGAGAGAGATGGGATGAAAAAGAGGAAAACAGAG TTTGTtataccaaaagaagctgatGAAAAAAGAGTTAAAGAAGTGAAATTGGGTAGCAACGAAAACTCACCAAATACTTCAAAGGAAGAATCCAAGACTTCGAAAGCTGAAAAAGCAGGTTACATTCATGTCAGGGCACGTCGCGGACAGGCTACTGACAGTCATAGCTTAGCAGAAAGA GCTAGAAGGGAAAAGATTAGTAACAAAATGAAGTGTTTGCAAGAATTAGTCCCTGGTTGCAACAAGGTTATTGGAAAGACTGGAATGCTTGATGAAATCATCAATTATGTTCAATCTCTTCAAAGACAAGTTGAG TTTTTGTCAATGAAATTGGCTGCTTTAAGTACAAGGACGGAGTTCAGCATTGATTACTTCTTCCCAAAAGAG TTTCCTGCTCACATCGCGGATTTTCCAGCAGCCACTACGTTGTTAGAGGTAGCCAATAATCCCTGCTTTCAGCTTAGTTTGATGAACCAACAAACTGCGAAAACTCAATTGGATGTACAGAATAGTCTTCTTCAAACTGCGCCCGAAAATTCTAACAGCTCTTGTTTGTCTACCCCTGAATTATGTCCCGACTCGTCCTGCTTCCCT CAACATGAAGCTCTTCCAACTTGGAATACTGATTTGCACAGCATTTACAATGTTCGATTCCATTGA
- the LOC119998162 gene encoding tubby-like F-box protein 5 isoform X2 — translation MVLKTFVRWKEITGVIGSKSKRRFEKKPWTGRTKSYVAPDEELLPCVESIEQGQWANLPPELLLDIIQRVEESETSWPARAVVTFCASVCRSWREITKEIVMTPEQCGKITFPISLKQPGPRESPIQCFIGRDRTTSTYYLYYGLVPSENDKLLLAARKTRKGTHTDFVISLVSDDFSRASNTYVGKLRSNFFGTKFTVFDSQPPCEAAMRMTSRTNRRIKTKQVSPRVPACNYAVGSISYELNVLRTRGPRRMNCIMHSIPVSSIEEGGTAPTPTSLSQSFDEHVSALPGSKVKEPVTDIRSVSSLGSPVVVQHPVEPLVLKNKAPRWHEQLQCWCLNFKGRVTVASVKNFQLVAAVEPSHNVPAAEKEKVILQFGKIGKDIFTMDYRYPLSAFQAFAICLSSFDTKPACE, via the exons ATGGTTCTCAAAACCTTTGTACGCTGGAAGGAGATAACAGGTGTAATTGGAAGCAAATCAAAAAGAAGGTTTGAAAAGAAGCCTTGGACTGGCCGTACAAAGTCATATGTTGCGCCTGACGAAGAACTACTACCCTGTGTAGAATCAATAGAGCAGGGGCAGTGGGCGAACCTCCCACCGGAATTGCTTCTGGACATTATCCAAAGGGTAGAAGAGAGTGAGACCTCATGGCCGGCTCGTGCCGTGGTTACATTTTGTGCTTCAGTTTGTAGGTCGTGGAGGGAAATTACAAAGGAGATTGTTATGACTCCAGAGCAATGTGGAAAGATAACGTTTCCCATCTCATTAAAGCAG CCGGGTCCTCGTGAGTCTCCTATACAGTGCTTTATCGGGAGAGATAGAACTACTTCCACTTATTATTTGTACTATGGTCTCGTGCCTT CCGAGAATGATAAACTGCTGTTAGCTGCCAGAAAGACCAGGAAGGGAACACATACAGACTTTGTGATTTCGTTAGTTTCTGATGATTTTTCTCGGGCCAGCAACACATATGTTGGTAAATTAAG GTCTAACTTTTTTGGTACCAAGTTCACTGTATTTGACAGCCAGCCTCCTTGTGAAGCAGCAATGCGAATGACTAGCCGCACAAACCGCAGGATAAAGACTAAGCAGGTGTCTCCAAGAGTTCCGGCATGTAACTACGCTGTAGGCTCTATCTCATATGAACTAAATGTTTTGCGGACAAGAGGACCTAGAAGAATGAATTGCATCATGCATTCTATTCCTGTATCTTCTATCGAAGAAGGGGGCACTGCACCAACACCAACTTCCTTGTCACAATCATTTGATGAACATGTTTCCGCATTACCAGGCTCAAAAGTAAAGGAACCAGTCACGGATATCAGATCTGTGAGCTCCTTGGGGTCACCAGTGGTGGTTCAGCACCCAGTTGAGCCACTGGTCCTTAAAAATAAGGCTCCTAGATGGCATGAGCAACTGCAGTGCTGGTGCCTAAATTTCAAAGGACGTGTTACTGTTGCTTCCGTAAAGAATTTCCAGCTTGTGGCTGCCGTTGAGCCATCCCACAATGTCCCTGCTGCGGAGAAAGAAAAGGTAATCCTACAATTTGGTAAAATTGGAAAAGATATCTTCACCATGGATTACCGTTATCCCCTTTCAGCATTTCAAGCCTTTGCCATCTGCCTGAGCAGTTTTGATACCAAACCGGCCTGTGAATGA
- the LOC119998173 gene encoding anaphase-promoting complex subunit 10, which yields MATESSEGEDEGKITGGNQHLIVDDDLREMGKKAAWSVSSCKPGNGVSSLRDENLETYWQSDGAQPHLVNVQFQKKVKLQLVVLYVDFKLDESYTPSKISIRAGDGFHNLKEIKTVELVKPTGWVYISLSGNDPRETFVNTFMLQIIVMSNHLNGRDTHVRQIKVYGPRPNPIPHQPFQFTSREFITYSSVR from the exons ATGGCGACAGAGTCATCAGAAGGAGAAGATGAGGGGAAGATAACCGGAGGGAACCAGCATCTGATTGTGGACGACGATCTTAGAGAGATGGGCAAGAAGGCTGCTTGGAGTGTCAGTTCGTGCAAGCCCGGCAATGGCGTCTCTTCTCTCCGTGATGAAAATCTTGAAACATATTGGCA ATCAGACGGTGCACAGCCTCATTTGGTGAATGTTCAGTTCCAGAAGAAAGTGAAGCTGCAG TTGGTTGTTCTATATGTTGATTTCAAGCTTGATGAGAGCTATACACCAAGTAAAATTTCCATTCGAGCTGGTGATGGATTTCACAACTTGAAG GAGATAAAAACTGTGGAGCTTGTCAAGCCAACTGGTTGGGTTTATATATCATTATCTGGAAATGATCCTCG GGAAACTTTTGTCAATACCTTTATGTTGCAAATCATTGTGATGTCAAATCATCTCAATGGGAGGGATACTCATGTCCGCCAGATTAAAGTTTATGGGCCTCGACC AAACCCTATTCCGCACCAACCATTTCAGTTTACTTCTCGAGAATTTATTACTTATTCTTCTGTGAGATGA
- the LOC119998162 gene encoding tubby-like F-box protein 5 isoform X1, translated as MVLKTFVRWKEITGVIGSKSKRRFEKKPWTGRTKSYVAPDEELLPCVESIEQGQWANLPPELLLDIIQRVEESETSWPARAVVTFCASVCRSWREITKEIVMTPEQCGKITFPISLKQPGPRESPIQCFIGRDRTTSTYYLYYGLVPSEAENDKLLLAARKTRKGTHTDFVISLVSDDFSRASNTYVGKLRSNFFGTKFTVFDSQPPCEAAMRMTSRTNRRIKTKQVSPRVPACNYAVGSISYELNVLRTRGPRRMNCIMHSIPVSSIEEGGTAPTPTSLSQSFDEHVSALPGSKVKEPVTDIRSVSSLGSPVVVQHPVEPLVLKNKAPRWHEQLQCWCLNFKGRVTVASVKNFQLVAAVEPSHNVPAAEKEKVILQFGKIGKDIFTMDYRYPLSAFQAFAICLSSFDTKPACE; from the exons ATGGTTCTCAAAACCTTTGTACGCTGGAAGGAGATAACAGGTGTAATTGGAAGCAAATCAAAAAGAAGGTTTGAAAAGAAGCCTTGGACTGGCCGTACAAAGTCATATGTTGCGCCTGACGAAGAACTACTACCCTGTGTAGAATCAATAGAGCAGGGGCAGTGGGCGAACCTCCCACCGGAATTGCTTCTGGACATTATCCAAAGGGTAGAAGAGAGTGAGACCTCATGGCCGGCTCGTGCCGTGGTTACATTTTGTGCTTCAGTTTGTAGGTCGTGGAGGGAAATTACAAAGGAGATTGTTATGACTCCAGAGCAATGTGGAAAGATAACGTTTCCCATCTCATTAAAGCAG CCGGGTCCTCGTGAGTCTCCTATACAGTGCTTTATCGGGAGAGATAGAACTACTTCCACTTATTATTTGTACTATGGTCTCGTGCCTT CTGAAGCCGAGAATGATAAACTGCTGTTAGCTGCCAGAAAGACCAGGAAGGGAACACATACAGACTTTGTGATTTCGTTAGTTTCTGATGATTTTTCTCGGGCCAGCAACACATATGTTGGTAAATTAAG GTCTAACTTTTTTGGTACCAAGTTCACTGTATTTGACAGCCAGCCTCCTTGTGAAGCAGCAATGCGAATGACTAGCCGCACAAACCGCAGGATAAAGACTAAGCAGGTGTCTCCAAGAGTTCCGGCATGTAACTACGCTGTAGGCTCTATCTCATATGAACTAAATGTTTTGCGGACAAGAGGACCTAGAAGAATGAATTGCATCATGCATTCTATTCCTGTATCTTCTATCGAAGAAGGGGGCACTGCACCAACACCAACTTCCTTGTCACAATCATTTGATGAACATGTTTCCGCATTACCAGGCTCAAAAGTAAAGGAACCAGTCACGGATATCAGATCTGTGAGCTCCTTGGGGTCACCAGTGGTGGTTCAGCACCCAGTTGAGCCACTGGTCCTTAAAAATAAGGCTCCTAGATGGCATGAGCAACTGCAGTGCTGGTGCCTAAATTTCAAAGGACGTGTTACTGTTGCTTCCGTAAAGAATTTCCAGCTTGTGGCTGCCGTTGAGCCATCCCACAATGTCCCTGCTGCGGAGAAAGAAAAGGTAATCCTACAATTTGGTAAAATTGGAAAAGATATCTTCACCATGGATTACCGTTATCCCCTTTCAGCATTTCAAGCCTTTGCCATCTGCCTGAGCAGTTTTGATACCAAACCGGCCTGTGAATGA